A section of the Triticum dicoccoides isolate Atlit2015 ecotype Zavitan chromosome 7A, WEW_v2.0, whole genome shotgun sequence genome encodes:
- the LOC119331848 gene encoding protein TIFY 11e-like, translating to MAATGSAQSRRFAAACGVLSRCVKAAEARPVVLPLMPGAEVPAQDERAAGPAPEHSQMTIFYGGQVLVLDEVPADRAAELLRVAAVSGTPRGSCEAADGDLPMARKASLQRFMQKRKGRLAARAVPYSRPDGGAVPYHLTLTL from the coding sequence ATGGCGGCGACAGGGAGCGCTCAGAGCCGACGGTTCGCCGCGGCGTGCGGCGTTCTCAGCCGCTGCGTCAAGGCGGCGGAGGCGCGGCCGGTGGTCCTCCCCCTCATGCCCGGAGCGGAAGTGCCCGCGCAAGACGAGCGCGCGGCCGGTCCTGCGCCGGAGCACTCGCAGATGACCATCTTCTACGGCGGGCAGGTGCTGGTGCTGGACGAGGTGCCGGCCGACAGGGCCGCCGAGCTGCTCCGTGTCGCTGCTGTCTCAGGCACACCGCGAGGGAGCTGCGAGGCGGCGGACGGCGACCTGCCCATGGCGAGGAAGGCGTCGCTGCAGCGGTTCATGCAGAAGCGCAAGGGAAGGCTCGCCGCGCGCGCCGTCCCCTACAGCCGCCCCGACGGCGGCGCCGTCCCCTACCATCTCACACTTACGCTCTGA